Genomic segment of Primulina tabacum isolate GXHZ01 chromosome 11, ASM2559414v2, whole genome shotgun sequence:
GTAAACTCCGAGCTAACATAATAGCCTGCAAAATAATGCTTGTCGAGTAAATCACTGCTGGgtaaatatacaatataatcgTCTGATAAAATGTTGGCAAGATAAATCAAACTCCTTGACCATTTATCGATGACTCACACACTCAACCAATTCTGACATCAGGGATGGGCTATTTCGTTTTTAACTGATTGAAGAAACAAGCATGACTTGACTGATCATCAGTGGATTAAAGTACTAAAGTTCCACGCCATTTCTAGTGGAGTATTTCTTGAACGAAAGAGGGGAGTACAAGGATTTAATCCGTAACCAATTCCATCCGTAGGCGGTGAAGCCACTACAATCTGACAATTCCAAACGAAAAGAAATCAAATGTAAAAATTTAGTTACTGTCTTATAATTTTCTCCAAattttttatggatggtttAAGGAATTTGAGCTTTAGAATATAATAAATATGCACACACTACAAAGGGTAAGCTTCCTTGAATTATTAGAGCAACTCAACTAAAAAAACGCACACGCAAAACACCACCAAAAAACAATTACACGTCAAATATACTAGGTGCAACACTGAATAAATAGGGTGTAAAATTACGAAATATTTGATTACCAATAATTTTtggtctccaaatctttaaacATGATTCATTTGTATTGCTTGGATGAAGCATCATTTGCAATAAGACCAAGTTAAGACTCCGATAATAATTCAATACACAGAGTAACTCATCGTCTATGCACATAAGATAGAAGCTTGAGTACAAAGGAGAAAAACAGAAATTAGAACAGGGATTTAAATGAACTAATAAAGATCTCCAGTCCCATAACAACTACAAAATCACATTGTCAAGGGATGCTTTTAATAACAACTAGGAACATCCCACTAGACAATGATAATCATAGGATTAATGAGAGGTTGAAATCTTAAGTACTGCtaaatcattctgaaatcaagaaaatactggatatttCATCTGACATCAGGTGAACTCTGAGAATGATAGTGCATGAAAATTATCGGAAAAGTGCCAATCCTTTTACCCTTTGGTTCTCATAATTGTAATGCTCCCTTCACCGCCTTCTGTTGGAATCTTTGTTTTTCCCACCACAGGCTTCCCTGAAAATGCTGATGTAGGATAAGAAACAGAAGGATCGTCTTCTTGGTCTTGCTTTGATTTTGGTGGAGCGTGTAATTTTTGGTTTATGTCCTCCAAAGTCATGTCTCCATGAGCACCACAGGGTTTGATGAAGGCAAATGGATAGACGACAGATGATGATGGTTTAGGTAGTGTACACATGTACGATTTTCTACCTGAATTACAGGGTAAAAAACAACATAGAAAATAAGACTTTAGGGAAGAAGATTGTAAAATTGAAACCCAAATATAAAGTAATATTTGAGATGATATCCATCGGGCCATAACACCATAATTCTTACCACCAAAGTAACAGAAGAAACGGGATACTTCCACAGATCAAGCTTGACTAACTTGGTTTTCACAAGTAACAATGAAAACGCCGTGTAAACAATTACCTTTGAAAGCACCACTTCGACGACTATTGACGGGGTGATTTGTTATTGCATTAGCATCATATTCTGGAGACATCTTACAAAGCTCTGCACTATCATGTTATGGATTATGCAGTGGTGACAAATGGCGGGAAACCAATGAAACAACAACATAATGCtattatttaacattaattaACCATCAATAACTGGAACTATTCATGAATTACCTTTAATGTTGATTTGAACATCAGATGCTCCAGACGGATCACACCTATTCAAAACAAAAAGCCGGTCAGAAATCTGTTTTAAATTAACTGATAATGCAAAGAATATGCAAACATACATATCTTCAGCAATGCAATGTATCTCGGTTTCATTAAAGTAATCGGCAATCCACCCTTCAAACGATGGATCCAAGCACTCATTATTGGATGCCGATGCACCATCTAAGAAACAACAAATTATCACTAGATATCATGTTTGTCGATTTGATTTTCATATATCTTGCAATAATTTTTTGAGAGAAACAAAACCTGCAAATCCAGAAACCCACTCTGACATATCATGTATATTAGCTTCAAGAGAATCCTGTGTCTCCTAAACAAAGAACGGTCACAGATTATTGACTATCTAGGAGGTAGGAACCATAAGATGGTGCCCGCAAAATTAACTCTTTTACCAAACAAATGTACCTTGGATCTTAAAAATATGTCATCGTTATAAAGAGGCGCATTCAAAACTTCAGACTCAAACTGAAGCATCCTACGCCTTTTTGCTTGAGAGGAAGGCTCCCTGCATTCCTCTGACTCTGCTTTCCCTGTAACTTCTGCAGTAGTTAAACAACATGCATTTATACCACGATGGGAGTTTTCTGTGCAGCGACAATACCGATATCAACTAATTGTTGTTTCCAGATACTGTTGCCAGATGACATCTCTTCAAATTCGAAAAATACAAGATGCAAACTGTTGTGTGAAGGAATCAATATATAAGACTGATTTGCAATCAAAAAGTGTGCACTTTTATGGGACACAATCTTTTATACAACTTCTTCGTGCATTTGAAACATGTAGAATAATCAATAAACCATTCGGCTATATATGTGCAATGCTTAGTTTTTTAAACCAAGAATGTTAAAGAAGCATGTTACGAACGCAATAATAAATGTTTCGTCACTTGTTCCTCACCCGTCGCATAAATTCACATTTTTAATCTTAACATGGCTACCGCCTACCGGAACAGAGATACATCTGTACCTCTGCCTTTGCTTGTAAGTCCATTGGGTAAGGATGATAGCTGATTTGAAGAAAGTAGAATCGTTCGAAACAAAGAGCACAAACGCAATTACAAAATGAGAAGAAATGGTGACACTTAGTATACGTACAGGATGAGTAAGGCCCCACCCCCACCTTTTTCGATTACATGGCAAGTTAATTCCCCACAGGCCTTGACTGGAGTAGTTTCATCATCTAATATAGAAGAGAAATGGTCTTCGTTTTCCTTCATTCCACCCAAATTCCAATTAGATATTTCTGCTCATCAAGCAAAAATCATCACCCAAGTTCAAACGAGCATTTTACTTGAGGATGGAGGGATCGAAAATGAGAATAAGCCAAACCTATGTTGGTACTGTCCTCAAAATTATACTCCTGACACTCCCAATCCCATGACTCACTgtcattcaaaaaaaaaatctcatacAACAACATGAGATGCTGACGATTAAGATCACAAAGtaacatataaatcatgaaaaaatTAGACACGAAGATCCCAAATATGGTAGAATCAAGAAAATGAAACTACACAGTTTGAACTGATGATCAAAGTAGAACTGTAAGGAACATCTATGTgattaaaaacaaacaaaatgcaCAGCATCTTACCACCCAGTTAGCCTAATAGCATATCATTACATATCTCGGACTTCCAGTTCATAAGTAGTAACTTGGTCCCGGCATTGAGTCGAGGGGAGCATGAGCAAAAAGATGCACCACATTCATCAAATCGACAAAGTTTCAAGTCGTAAACTTAAGAAAGACAACAAAAGGCAGCTCCAAATCCCTTATTCCTAGCCTTTAAATCCAACAACAGACGATGTTTAACTTAGGCACAGAAAAACAATTCCCTCAGCAAATCCTTCACAGACATTTCAAGCAGAATGATCAGCGTGCTCttttacaaattcttctataaaaatgaattaaaattatacGTACAAATATCAGTTGTATGAAACTAAAATTGCAAGAACAGAACcccacacaaaaaaaaaaagagagagagagagagattgAGCCCAAAAACCATCGAAATCCACAGCATCGTCACATTTTTCGCACACGATTAAAGCAACATAAAACCCGAACACACCGAAGATCACACAGAATCAAACTTAACAAGCACCAAGAACAAGCATTTCCAATTTTTAACAGCCCACATAAAGATGGCATTTGGTGCAATAATCAACAAAAAATGCAAAACCGAAACACAACCCAGTGATCtataataaaagaaaaatcagCAGGCAAACAAACCAACTCACTTTTCGTTATTATTGGTCATTAGGATGGATGGATGGATTTCTTTACATGTGAGTTTAGGTCTCGTCCGATACAACTTTAATATATATAGCATGAAAAGAAACGAAAGTCAATGGAAACTCATTGGTTTAATTAAAATTTCCCACAAAAACTGGAGGGAGTAAAGTGGGATCGCTAGACGGGTTATATTTTTTGTTCATCGGTTTCTCTCTTTCGAAGAAAAATAATATGGCCTTATTAATACAAGTCGAGTTTATGTTACATTTGGAGTAAAAACGTGACAACTCGTGTTAAGAGTTTTTATTGATCCAATTATTCATTAAATGATGACATTAGACATTATTTCACTCCAATGTTGCAATAGAGCAATAATAAAACAAAATACaaaagtgaaaaatatcattgtAACTCGACATACAATATTTTACAAACAAGTTGATCCGCCAAAGCATTCAATGTTTCATTTCACTAAAATATAGGTTCCATTATTAAAAAAGTTACAAAGATCGAGTAGATCGATGAGACGACGACACACACAGACGATGGGGTCTAAAAATGTTGCTACCCCGAGGGTAGTGTAGTGGGCACACCCCCTGCATAACTTTTAAGCAGTGGTCTTGCATTGGGTGCAATCAGTGGTAGTTGGGTACTGAATTGTGCATTGTGTGGCGTGTTTCACTCATCCAGCACAATGGAAGAATTAATAAACGCAAAACCAAAAATACGGCTCAGTCCAGTTGTTATCGCATTTAAAGAGTGATGGAGGCACGATAAGCGGCTCTGATCAAATTTTATGTATATCTTCGGTCTAGAGTCATTCTATCATATCTCAGCGTCATTATTCATTAAAGGGGAAATTGCATATACTACTCCGTGATATCCCGAATTGGCATAAATCTCCTTGTGAAAAATTTATCATCTAAAAACTCCCTGTGTTTTTTAATGTCCAGCTTATGCCCCCTCGCCAGTATAGTTTATACAATACGCGCATAAAGTTGCGAATTGTCATTGTTTTATGAGTTTTTTTTGTCTAAAATGCCCTCGTTCGATATAAAATAGAAgacatcttcttcttcttcatttcGCGACTTCTGCATTTTCCCATTTTAAAAACCCTAGATTGATCCAAAATTATGAATCCAAATGTTGATGTAAGATATCCCCAAACTCCACTGTGCAAGTGCAATGTTAGGGCAGAGATTAGAGTTGTTCAAACCGAAACCAAACCATCGAAGGGACGTTTGtattattgttgttattttaACAAAATGTGGCTATTTCCGCTGGTGTTTGCCTGAAATTGTACAAGGTGTTGATGTTGGAGGTTCCTACGAAGTGAAGTCTGAGATGGACGCTGGGAATGCATCGACCTCAACGCCAAGGCCAGCAACCGAGAGCTCACTCGACAACGGCAATGAAGAAGTGATGCAAGCTTTGATGAGTTTGTGTAATGGATGCTAGTTATTTAGTAATAAGGTTCCTTGTGTTAGGTTGATGTAATTTGGGGTTATTGTGCTTTGCTTGTAATTTGGGGTAAATGCAATCTGCAGTAACTATGTATTGTTGATTATGAAAACTTTGTTCAATCAACTCTAATGTAATCTGAAATATTAAGTATTTCGATTTATAtctttgttattttagtattttgcatctttttttagtattttaaagcatgaatgcaACATGAAATGCAAATAAATACCATTGACATAAATATGTTGCAAATGTCAACTTTGCAAGTTTTGACATCAAAGTTTTCCTTACAATCAAAGGTACACTGGTTCCAAAAGTAACAAAACGACACAATGAACTTTGTTAGCATATCAATGTTTTACATCAAAGTTTTCCCTCCACATGATGCATTTGCCATTGCACTCACATTTTCACTTCCCATTGCACTTGCTGTTGCACTTGTTGTTGCATTTTCAATTGTTCTTGCACTTGCGGTTGCACTTAAATTTTCACGTGCCTTTGCACTAGCACGAGCATGAGCACGAGCACAAGCAGTGATATAATTATTGATTCCATGATCAAATTTCCCACCATGCCACAACTCAATCCTAACTGTCGATTCCATGATGTCTCTATACTGTAAAGAAAAAACATTAACTTACAAAGGAGATCTACCATACACAAGTCGCAAAGAGAATTCTCATTTCAAAGGAGGGAAAAAAGTTAAATTTAAGCACAAATTTTATCAGAAAAACAATAACTTACTGAGATAATCGATGAAAAACCACCCAGCACAGGTCATAAAGAGCACTTCGTTGACAATATCATCTCCCAGCTCCAACGCTTGGTTTCGAGAAGGTTAGGGCAAAAGCTTCATCGGATTCCAACCCAgcaaaaatgaaaatgaaataattGAGCTTATTATTTAAAGATGGACATTTTGgacaataaaaaattttgtttgaCTAAAAGCATGGTTGGCATGCGTGAGCTGGACATTAAAAAACACATGGAGTTTTTAGATGATAAATTTTTCACGAGGGGATTTATGCCAACTTGGGATATCACGGGGGTAGTATATGCAATTTCCCCTTCATTAAATGATATGAGTTCCTCGTATTTTGACTTAATAGATGTTTATAAGTAAAACACAAGGAAAAAATGTTAGTAAATAtagaaaatattatatatatatgtatatatatatatatgaataggtctcttgtaagacgatctcacgaatctttatatgtgatatGAGTcaaaccctaccgatattcacaataaaaaacaatactcttagcataaaaagtaatattttttcatggatgacccaaataagatatatgtctcataaaatacgacccatgagaccgtctcacacaagtttttgactatatatatataattgagaTTATAGGAGTATTCAAATCCAATGCGTAATCCCGATAgataatttttaacttccgttaaCCATGCCCAacgttttttattattattattgtaacttgtaattaactcaattaaccTTAAATTTCCAGTGAGTTACATTGTCTAAAAACGACCTAGTGTactcgttttttttttctccCTAACAGtgtattaaattttaatatgcATGAAGTTGACAAGTGGAGGCAATTAATGAAGactaaaataaaatgtaaaCGAGCCAACAAATTTACAACTCCATGTCATGTATTAGtcatatttatagaattttttaaaaaataataataatcggCCGAGATGTttgttataattaaattttaaatcagaaactTCTGTCTTAAATATGAGATTTTGATGTCTATCGGCCATGTTTCTTAGTGTTTTCATACTATATATTTGTATCAACATCTCAAATACCCTTCGTATAAATTAATTAACTTGTTTTGGAATTTATGCTAACGAATCATTTGTCACATGCATTACTACGCATGCGTGGACATTATCATAGCACATGAACTTCTTCTAGCGGAGATTGTGGGAATTTGTGAAAGTAAACAGATCCAAGGATTCGATGGTAGATAAATATATGATACGAATaccatataatatttaaaaaatatggaaTAACACTTAAATACTttgaataattaatatatataatttaataaaaatatctcCAAATGTAGCTCGATTCTTTATTAAAAGAGTACGGGGGAGTCACGTGATGGAAGGATTTTTTAACAAAGGACCACGGATAAAAGCGACAATACTATTATTCACCCACAGAGAAAGGGGACCGTATTATTTAAAAGAATTCGGCAAAGTAAAagcaaaaaatataaaataaagaaataaaaaagaaaaaagaaaaaagaaaaaaaaaatcgaaaatttgtaGGTATGAAATCTCTGCCACTTTTAGTTTTCAACGAGGCTGTTTTTGTACAATCATTAAGTTATTTTCACTTGATTTGTTGCATGAATTGTGTTAAAAACACGTTTTTCtagaaaaaatttatataataataacaagaattcatgtgagacggtctcattgatcaattttatgatacaaatattctatttgggtcatctgaaaaagtattgtttttttattgtaaCCTCTCTCACAATAAACCTATTCAAAAATCATAAGATTCTGGAAAAACTATTCGTAATacattgtatttttaaaaaaaatattttcatgtccAATAGGAAATTGTATACAAAATACttttgatttgataaaatttaatttcatattcTCGTTCATCTTCCTATTTGGACATGAAAACATTCCAACAATAAATTAAGATTGAGGTTTTATTGGTAAGTGGGAACTGGGGAGAAGTAAAACTAGTGACGAGTCTTCCCTGATTGGGTTTGAAATAGTTCTGACATAGTGAAATTAAACGAAATATATATCTATGACACAATGTGAGAATGGTCACCAAGGGCCAAACAAATAAATCCATAAAATCTCATTGTTTGGAGATTGTCCAATTTCAATTTTATTCAATGAATATGGCGCAGTTTAGATCAGATTTGAATTGATCTTGGACAAAGTTGAGAAAATGATAATCCTCAGGAAGATATATAGCAAGGCTATAAAATTTGATCGATTCAATAAGGGAGAGTTTGCAAAAGATTATGTTGATATATAACtggttaaatttataaattacaaaGAAATGGAGAAATAAGAAGTGAAtgatatttgatttaaatttttttgccaCAATCACTTTGTATAAGCATCATCAACATCTCATTAGCGTATggattgaaattaaattaagtcGAATCTTACGATTATGTCTAAAGGAAGGTTTGAAATATCTTCTACGTATTTTGAAGTGATTATTTTAGAGACTATAAATCACTTTTGTGAAAATTAAAAGTAAGAAgtgtttgaaaataaaaattcaaagttaATATAAGCTCAAGCCAAACTATTTGCAGAAAAATTGCTTTCAAACTTAGTTTTTAGTAAAATGGCAACAATATCTTTAACTTGTATAACATTAGTATCTTTCAATTATCTAAATTTAGGTACAAACGTTATCAACAACGTATGTATAtactaattattatattttaaatattttgtatcgaaaataaattatatttttataatacaATCGACAAAacataattttaaatgattaactaaacaacaaaaagaaaaaaaaaacatcacaATCTCACTTCTAGCTAAAACTTACAAGTAGAAACATATATTCACAAATATTCCGAAAGACTTTCACACCGTTAGAATATGAAAAGTGTTTCTTACAATCTTTTctaaggtaaaaacttgtgtgagacggtctcatgaatcgtATTTTATGATACAAAATCTAaaaagaatattactttttattatgaatatcgatagggtttaccgtctcataaataaagattcgtgagaccgtctcacaagatacacGGTTCTTTTATAAACACTCCTTAAGAATCATAAACTGTTTATCATACAGTGTCGGGAGAGACTTGAGTTCGACCACAAATTACAAAAGCATAGACGTTTAgtacaaaattaaaaaattatggaGGGCCCATGACAAGGGAACACATAAGTAATGCGGGCTTAGTGTATGGACCACTATTTTAAATTCACCGGCGCGCCAAAATTGAGCTTGGACCGGGTCGTACGTTACCCAAACGGGTCATTGGATTTCCCGTTTAATTGGATATATGGATTCGACCCGTTTTAAAAATCAAGGTAAAATAATTGCTAGATCAAGCATGGGTTTCGCTCATGTTCTAAAGTTATTATTCGCACTATTTATTAgctaattattttgaaatatttcacTATATAAACTTGACTATATATAGAGGTACGgtgataaaaaattattaatttgtttaaatataaataaaatattaagtaGAAACTAGAAACTAAAATGGAGAACTCGTTGGCCGATCTATCACTCTCTGTGGAAGAGGAGGAAGATCTACAAATTGACCCATCAAATATTGATCATCACAGTGACCCCTCTAAGGCATGTCTGGTTGGCAGATTCTTACAAACAAAACATATTCATTTCCAATCCATGCAAAACCGAATGGCAGAAATATGGCGTCCGGTAAAAGGAGTTTTTGTACGCGAGATTGGAGATCAACGATACTTGTTCCATTTCTTCCATGAATTTGACATGGAGCGGGTTCTGGAAGGAGGACCATGGACGTATGACAATCAACTCCTGATTCTAAAACAGCTAAAACAAGGTGATGTACCAACTCAGATTGATCTATATACCATCCCCTTCTGGATTCAAATCTATGAACTACCGATCGGCTATATCTCGGAAGCTATCGGAAAACAACTTGGAGACTTCGCTGGACGATTCATTACATACGATAGCTCGAACAATGCGGGGTTCTGGCGCACCTATATGCGTATAAGGGTGGATGTGGATGTACGCAAACCTCTTAAGAGATGTAAGAAAATCCGAAAGCCAGATGGAAATTGGTTCATCGCTCAATTTAAATACGAGAAGCTAGGCTCGTTCTGCTTTGTGTGTGGCTGCCTTGGACACACTGAGAGATTTTGTGAAGTCATGTTCTCATCAAATGACAAGAATATCAAAAAAGAATGGGGACCTTGGCTACGGGCACCGGAGAGGAGAGGATCAGCAGCACCAAAATCATCTAAATGGTTACGCGAAAGCCCAACCACGACGGAGGGAAGTGTTTCCGGCGAAGGGAAAAATGAGACAAATATGGAAGATTTGACAATATTCCGTAATCCAATATTTTCCGATAAATCAGGAGCAATTGGTGGTATTCCAAATAAAGAAATTGTCATGCATGATTTTAGGCGGATAAAAGGAAACTCACCAAACTCAAGATCAACCCCCATACAGGAAGATGTAAGTGATGAGGAAATTGAGCTTACCTTAAATGAAGACAGGAAAAGAAGAAGGGCAACCCACAATAAACATGACAAGTACAGAGACATGGATATGGACAAGGAACCAGCTACAAAGTCAGACACCTCTGAACACGGCAAAAATTATGAGGACAAGGAGGATGATAGGGAAACCATCAATAACACCACTCTTGTGCCTTTTTTATCGGCAGGGCCTGGACTCCAGGCCTGCCGGCAGCCATGATCATCCTAAGCTGGAACTGCCGAGGACTGGGCCATACTCGTGCGGTTCCAAATATGCGTGAGCTAGTGAGAGCTCACAGGCCGGTGGTAATATTCCTATATGAAACTTTGACACACTCAAATAAGATTGAAGAACTTAGAATTTCTCTTGGCTTTGATGCGGCATTCTCAGTTGACAGAGAGGGTCGTAGTGGAGGTATAGCGGTTCTGTGGAAATTTTCGGATCAATGTACGGTCACAGGGTACTCGCGAAACCATATCGATGTAAGAATTACAGAACCTGGAAAATACGAATGGAGATTAACAGGTTATTATGGCTTCCCGGAACAACGAAGACGGCGAGAAGCATGGAATTTCCTCAAGGCTCTCTCGCGTATTAGTCATCTTCCTTGGTGTATTATTGGTGACTTCAACGATATACTTGACTCGAGGGAAAAACGGGGCCAAGTCGAACGCCCAACATGGATGATTCACGGCTTTAGAGAGGCAGTAATGCAATGTAATTTACAAGATATTCATATGAAAGGACACCAGTTTACGTGGGAAAAAGGAAGGGGCAAAGCACACTTTGTGGAggaaaaacttgatcgagctcTTGCTTCCACATCTTGGGCAACACGATTCCCAGAGGCCTCAGTATCAAACATGGTGGCTACGTGCTCAGATCACTCACCTATACTCCTGGTCACTGAAGGCCAAGAAAAAAATTCGGGTAGCATATCATTTCGCTTTGAGAACAGATGGATGGAAGAAGAGGATTTCATTAGCACTGTGACAGACAAGTGGGCGGCTACAACAAACTCTGAAACTATAACAAACAAACTCAAAGTGCTATCTACTGCTCTAACGAAATGGAGCAAAAAACAACCAAAAATGAATCGGAAAAGCATCGAGGAACTCAAAACCATGATCAATAGGATGCGCTCGTTCACAGACAAGAAATCGGTATCAACAGTTGAAGAGATGAAGCAGAGACTAAATCAATTGATGATACAACATGACATATATTGGAAACAACGAGCAAAACAATTTTGGCTTAAGGAAGGAGACCTTAACACAAAATTCTTCCACTCAATGGCAACAAGGAGAAAGGCACACAATAGAATCCAAAGTCTGACTGATGACACGGGCAAGGAATTCAATGATCCCCGAAATCTTGAACGCATTGCTGGTGAATATTTCAGCCAACTCTTCTCATCAGAAAACGCCTCATATGATGAGGTAATAAATCAGATTGAACTAAAGCTCACAGCAGCTGAAAATAATACACTTTTGTCCCCCTTCACCATTGATGATTTCCGAGAGGCGCTGTTCCAAATGAACCCAAACAAATCACCGGGACCGGATGGGTATAATCCTGGATTTTTCCAGAAATGTTGGCATATCATGGGTGAAGATTTTTTCCATCAAGGTGTACAATGGCTGAACCAGGTAAAATTCCCAAAGGAATTCAATGATACTATTATCACGCTCATTCCGAAGTGTGCAAACCCAAAAACTATGAAAGATCTTCGGCCTATATCCCTCTGTAATGTTATGTATAGGGTGCTAGCAAAGGTGATGGCGAATCGATTAAAGCTGATATTGCCAAAGATAATTTCAGAGACACAAGCAGCTTTTGTCCAAGGCCGTTCAATCATCGATAATGTGATAGTAGCTTTTGAGATTATCCATCACATGAAGCGAAAACACCGAGGCAAACATGGGGATGTGGCACTGAAAATTGACATTAGTAAAGCATACGATCGCATTGATTGGGGTTTCCTGAAACTCATGATGCTTAAGCTAGGATTTGATGATAGATGGGTGGATCTCATGATGCTTTGCGTAACAACAGTGCGGTACCAAGTACGGGTAAATGGAAATCTGGTTGGACCGATAACTCCAAAACGAGGTTTGCGACAAGGATGCCCGCTATCACcttatttatttatcatttgTACACAAGGGCTATCCACTTTGATCGAGAAAGCTGAAGGCAGAGGCACGCTGCATGGAGTTAAAATCTGTCGTCGGGCCCCGATAATATCTCATCTCTTTTTTGCCGATGACTCATTTATATTTTTCAGAGCAACAAAGGAAGAATGCACAGAATTCAGGAAGATAATAACCACCTATGAGAAGGGCTAGTGGGCAAGCTATAAACTTTGGAAAATCTGGAATATTCTTTAGCAAAAATATTGAAACCCCAAAACAAGATGAGCTCTCCTCGATTCTTGGAGTGGCACAGCCGCTGGACACGGGACGATTTCTTGGTCTCCCATCATTGATCGGTAGTAAGAAGAAGGTAGTTTTCAGTTACTTGCGAGATCGGCTTTGGAATCGTATACAAAATTGGCGGGGAAATGGCCTATCGAAGGCAGGTAAAGAAATATTGTTGAAGTCGGTGGCCCATGCTTTACCGGCTTATTGCATGAATGTCTTCTTATTACCTACATCCCTCCTCGATGAACTTCAGAAAATGATGAACTCCTTTTGGTGGGGAACAACATCCAAAATTCGAGAGGTATACACTGGACGAATTGGAATAGAATCTGCACTCGAAAGGAAAGCGGAGGACTTGGTTTCCGTAATCTCGAAGCCTATAATCTAGCCATGCTTGCTAAACAAGGGTGGAAGCTCATTTCAACCCCAAATACTTTATCATCAAGATTACTCAAAGCAAAGTATTTTCCGAAAAAAGACTTCATGGAAACACGCC
This window contains:
- the LOC142519252 gene encoding protein XRI1-like isoform X1; the encoded protein is MLYILKLYRTRPKLTCKEIHPSILMTNNNENESWDWECQEYNFEDSTNIEISNWNLGGMKENEDHFSSILDDETTPVKACGELTCHVIEKEVTGKAESEECREPSSQAKRRRMLQFESEVLNAPLYNDDIFLRSKETQDSLEANIHDMSEWVSGFADGASASNNECLDPSFEGWIADYFNETEIHCIAEDMCDPSGASDVQINIKELCKMSPEYDANAITNHPVNSRRSGAFKGRKSYMCTLPKPSSSVVYPFAFIKPCGAHGDMTLEDINQKLHAPPKSKQDQEDDPSVSYPTSAFSGKPVVGKTKIPTEGGEGSITIMRTKG
- the LOC142519252 gene encoding protein XRI1-like isoform X3; its protein translation is MKENEDHFSSILDDETTPVKACGELTCHVIEKEVTGKAESEECREPSSQAKRRRMLQFESEVLNAPLYNDDIFLRSKETQDSLEANIHDMSEWVSGFADGASASNNECLDPSFEGWIADYFNETEIHCIAEDMCDPSGASDVQINIKELCKMSPEYDANAITNHPVNSRRSGAFKGRKSYMCTLPKPSSSVVYPFAFIKPCGAHGDMTLEDINQKLHAPPKSKQDQEDDPSVSYPTSAFSGKPVVGKTKIPTEGGEGSITIMRTKG
- the LOC142519252 gene encoding protein XRI1-like isoform X2, translated to MLYILKLYRTRPKLTCKEIHPSILMTNNNENESWDWECQEYNFEDSTNIEISNWNLGGMKENEDHFSSILDDETTPVKACGELTCHVIEKGKAESEECREPSSQAKRRRMLQFESEVLNAPLYNDDIFLRSKETQDSLEANIHDMSEWVSGFADGASASNNECLDPSFEGWIADYFNETEIHCIAEDMCDPSGASDVQINIKELCKMSPEYDANAITNHPVNSRRSGAFKGRKSYMCTLPKPSSSVVYPFAFIKPCGAHGDMTLEDINQKLHAPPKSKQDQEDDPSVSYPTSAFSGKPVVGKTKIPTEGGEGSITIMRTKG